Genomic segment of Desulfovibrio legallii:
TGTGTTAAGCACGCCGCCAGCGTTCAATCTGAGCCAGAATCAAACTCTCCAGTTCAAATTCTGTACAAGATTCTCACCCTTGCGGGCGAAAATCGGAATCTCAAAGATTTCCTTCCCACTCGCTATTCACTTGTCAATGAACCACCGGACCTTCCGGCCCCGCCGGACCTTTTCGGTCGGCGCGAGGAGTGTTTATGCTCCCCTTCGCTTCCGGAGTCAACCGTTTTTTTCGCTTCCGGCAAAATTTCTTTTTTGCCGCGTGTTGCTCAAAAATCCGTTTTCTCAAGTCGCGTTGCAGGGTTATGCACCCCACTGCCGTCTCTGTCAACCGTTTTTTTCGCTTCCCGCAAAATTTCTTTTGCCGTGGGCCGAACCGTTCCGGTTTCAAGCGGCGAAAGACGAATGTAGTCCGGCGCCCTCTCCCTGTCAAACACTTTTTGGATTTTTTTCAAAAAAACCCGCAAGTCCGCGCGGGGCACTGTCCTGGCCAAAGGGGCGTCGCCAGGGCCTGCCGCGCCGCAGTGGTTTTACCCCCGGCACAGCCGCCCGGCAACGCGGAAGATGCCCCCGCTGGAGCAAATTCCCCTTGGGGATGCGTATGCTCAAAGTTTACGGCGCGCTCGTTCCGACGTTTAAGCGCGCAAGTAGCTAGCGCTGCGGTTTTTGCCCGTAACTTCCTTCGTCGCAATGGCTGCAGCTGCGCTTACGCAGCCGCCAGAACATTGCAACGTTGCAATGCCCTGGCCGGGGTACGCCTTGTGCGCCACTTGAGGAAAAGTGTTGTAACAGGACAAGAGCTGTAGGGGGGGCAGAGTATTTTTGTAGACAAAAATACCTTGCCCCCCCCCCACCAAGGTCTAACTGCACATGGTAAGGAAGTACTGGTGCAGGCGAGGATCGTCGGTGAGCTCAGGGTGGAAGGAGGTGCCCAGCACATTGTTCTGACGTACGGCCACGGCCTGGCTGCCCACTTGAGCCAGCACGCGCACGTCCGGCCCCACGCGGGTGAGCACGGGCGCGCGGATGAACACGGCGTGCACAGGTTCCGCCCCCAGGTCGGGCAGGGTCAGGTCCGTTTCAAAGCTGTCCACCTGGCGGCCAAAGGCATTGCGCCGCACGGTGGCGTCCAGCACGCCCAGGCGGGGCTGGTCCGAACCTTCGACATCCGTACAAAGCAGGATGAGGCCGGCGCAGCTGCCGTAGACGGGCATGCCCGCCAGGATGCGTTGACGCAGGGGTTCCAGCATGCTCCATTCCTGCAGCAGCTTGCCCATAACCGTACTTTCGCCGCCAGGCAGGACAATGGCGTCCAGCCCGTCCAGATCCTTGAGCTGGCGCACCTCGCGGACTGTGGCGCCCAGACGGGTCAAGGCGTCCCCATGCTCGCGAAAGGCTCCCTGCAGGGCCAGCACGCCCACGCAAAGCCCGGCCACGGCTACCAGCCCCGTTCCTGCATGCGCTGTTCGGTGGGAATAGTGGAGATTTCAATGCCCACCATCGCCTCGCCCAGATCGCGGGAGATTTCGGCCAGCATGGCGAAATCCTTGTAGTTGGTCACGGCCTGCACAATGGCCTTGGCGCGCTTGGCGGGGTCGCCGGAC
This window contains:
- the pdxT gene encoding pyridoxal 5'-phosphate synthase glutaminase subunit PdxT, whose product is MVAVAGLCVGVLALQGAFREHGDALTRLGATVREVRQLKDLDGLDAIVLPGGESTVMGKLLQEWSMLEPLRQRILAGMPVYGSCAGLILLCTDVEGSDQPRLGVLDATVRRNAFGRQVDSFETDLTLPDLGAEPVHAVFIRAPVLTRVGPDVRVLAQVGSQAVAVRQNNVLGTSFHPELTDDPRLHQYFLTMCS